A genome region from Arthrobacter agilis includes the following:
- a CDS encoding response regulator transcription factor, with the protein MSLTPLTVAIAEDSVLLREGLTRILVGSGLHVSDAYDNADDLLARIRVAPPDIVILDIRLPPTHTDEGMQAALRIRRDHPGIGVLVLSQYVELGLAMQLLSESADKVGYLLKDRISEIDQFVDAVRRVAGGGSAIDPHIVTTLLRRRRSDDPLGRLTPRERQVLELMAAGNSNAGIAERLVITQRAVEKYVSSVFDKLGLPSTGSESRRVLAVLLFLRK; encoded by the coding sequence ATGTCCCTGACCCCACTGACCGTTGCCATCGCGGAGGACAGCGTGCTGTTGCGCGAGGGTCTGACGCGCATCCTCGTCGGATCCGGCCTGCACGTCAGCGACGCCTACGACAACGCCGACGACCTGCTGGCTCGGATCCGTGTTGCGCCGCCGGACATCGTCATCCTGGACATCCGCCTGCCACCCACGCACACCGACGAGGGGATGCAGGCAGCTCTCCGTATCCGCCGGGACCACCCCGGCATCGGCGTCCTCGTGTTGTCCCAGTACGTCGAGCTCGGCCTGGCCATGCAGCTGCTGTCGGAGTCGGCGGACAAGGTGGGGTACCTCCTCAAGGACCGGATCAGCGAGATCGATCAGTTCGTGGACGCCGTACGACGTGTCGCCGGGGGCGGATCGGCGATCGATCCGCACATCGTCACGACGCTGCTCCGACGGCGGCGAAGCGACGATCCGCTGGGAAGGCTCACCCCCCGGGAACGCCAGGTCCTCGAACTGATGGCAGCGGGCAACTCCAATGCCGGCATCGCCGAGCGGTTGGTGATCACGCAGCGCGCCGTGGAGAAGTACGTCTCCAGCGTGTTCGACAAGCTCGGCCTGCCCTCGACGGGAAGCGAGTCCCGCCGCGTGCTGGCCGTGCTCCTCTTCCTGAGGAAGTGA
- the rhaI gene encoding L-rhamnose isomerase, with the protein MTVIDDIAAELDQLAIEVPSWAYGNSGTRFKVFATPGTPRTVEEKIADAGMVNRLTGLAPSVALHIPWDKVDDYGVLADHAADHGVKLGTINSNTFQDDDYKFGSLTHSDAAVRNKAIDHMYECIEVMNVTGSRDLKIWLADGSNYPGQADMRSRQDWLQESLRKVYDRLGEDQRLVLEYKFFEPAFYHTDVPDWGTSYAHCLQLGEKALVCLDTGHHAPGTNIEFIVAQLIRLGKLGSFDFNSRFYADDDLIVGAADPFQLFRIMAEVVRGGGLDPASGIALMLDQCHNLEEKIPGQIRSVLNVQEMTARALLIDRTALAAAQESGDVLGANAILMDAFYTDVRPGLASWRESKGLPADPMTAFRESGYQDRINNERQGGRQAGWGA; encoded by the coding sequence ATGACTGTCATCGACGACATCGCTGCGGAGCTGGACCAGCTCGCCATCGAAGTGCCCTCCTGGGCCTACGGCAATTCCGGAACGCGCTTCAAGGTGTTCGCGACACCCGGCACCCCCCGCACCGTCGAGGAGAAGATCGCGGATGCGGGCATGGTCAACAGGCTGACCGGCCTCGCCCCGAGCGTGGCCCTGCACATCCCGTGGGACAAGGTGGACGACTACGGCGTCCTCGCCGACCACGCGGCGGACCACGGCGTGAAGCTGGGCACCATCAACAGCAACACGTTCCAGGACGACGACTACAAGTTCGGCAGCCTCACCCACAGCGACGCCGCCGTGCGGAACAAGGCCATCGACCACATGTACGAGTGCATCGAGGTCATGAACGTCACGGGCTCCCGGGACCTGAAGATCTGGCTGGCGGACGGCTCCAACTACCCCGGCCAGGCGGACATGCGCTCCCGCCAGGACTGGCTCCAGGAGTCGCTGCGGAAGGTCTACGACCGCCTCGGCGAGGACCAGCGGCTCGTGCTCGAGTACAAGTTCTTCGAGCCGGCGTTCTACCACACCGACGTCCCCGACTGGGGTACCTCCTACGCCCACTGCCTGCAGCTCGGCGAGAAGGCCCTCGTCTGCCTCGACACCGGCCACCATGCGCCGGGGACCAACATCGAGTTCATCGTGGCCCAGCTGATCCGCCTCGGGAAGCTCGGCTCGTTCGACTTCAACTCCCGCTTCTACGCCGACGACGACCTCATCGTGGGTGCCGCGGACCCGTTCCAGCTCTTCCGCATCATGGCCGAGGTGGTCCGCGGTGGCGGCCTCGATCCGGCGAGCGGGATAGCGCTCATGCTCGACCAGTGCCACAACCTCGAGGAGAAGATCCCCGGCCAGATCCGCTCGGTGCTGAACGTGCAGGAGATGACGGCCCGCGCCCTGCTCATCGATCGCACCGCGCTGGCCGCGGCACAGGAATCCGGGGACGTCCTGGGGGCCAACGCCATCCTGATGGACGCCTTCTACACGGACGTCCGCCCGGGCCTGGCCTCCTGGCGCGAGTCGAAGGGCCTCCCCGCGGATCCCATGACGGCGTTCCGCGAGAGCGGCTACCAGGACAGGATCAACAACGAACGACAGGGCGGCCGGCAGGCCGGATGGGGAGCATGA
- a CDS encoding VOC family protein, whose product MKLDVVSIFVDDQQRALDFYTRRLGFTVSADVPLGEHRWLTVIDPDRPDGTQLSLEPKGHPATGPFTDALIADGIPFCVLGVADVEAEYTRLTALGVTFTQPPTAMGPVVVAVLDDTVGNLLQLAQRVD is encoded by the coding sequence ATGAAACTCGACGTCGTGAGCATCTTCGTCGACGACCAGCAGCGGGCCCTCGACTTCTACACGCGCCGCCTCGGCTTCACGGTGTCGGCGGATGTCCCGCTGGGCGAGCACCGCTGGCTCACAGTGATCGATCCCGACCGCCCCGACGGCACGCAGCTGTCCCTCGAGCCGAAGGGCCACCCGGCCACCGGGCCGTTCACCGATGCACTGATCGCCGACGGCATACCGTTCTGCGTCCTCGGGGTCGCCGACGTGGAGGCCGAATACACCAGGCTCACGGCCCTCGGCGTCACCTTCACCCAACCGCCGACCGCCATGGGCCCAGTCGTCGTGGCAGTCCTCGACGACACCGTCGGGAACCTGCTTCAGCTCGCGCAACGCGTCGACTGA
- a CDS encoding bifunctional aldolase/short-chain dehydrogenase, with protein MTVTTTTGPITAPTNPTVTELIERSNRLGADKRNTNYAGGNTSAKGTGTDPVTGEDVELLWVKGSGGDLGTLKESGLAVLRLDRMRALQGVYPGVDREDEMVAAFDYTLHGKGGAAPSIDTAMHGLVDAAHVDHLHPDSGIAVATAADGEALTSTIFGPKVVWVPWRRPGFQLGLDIAAIKEAHPEAIGTILGGHGITAWGETSAEAEANSLWIIETAERHIAEHGRPEPFGPALEGYAALPDEERRAKAAALAPTIRGLASTDRAQVGHFTDDPRVLDFLASTGHRRLGALGTSCPDHFLRTKVKPLILDLPADADVESCLLRLRELHTEYRADYAAYYDRHATPESPAMRGADPAIVLVPGVGMFSFGANKQTARVAGEFYLNAINVMRGAEAISTYSPIDEAEKFRIEYWALEEAKLARMPKPKSHAGRIALVTGAASGIGKAIATRLAAEGACVVIADLNIDSASAVAEELGGSDVAIGVQADVTDPAQVLRAVQAAVLAFGGLDLVVNNAGLSISKPLLETTEKDWDLQHNVMAKGSFLMSQAAAKVLIEQDMGGDIIYISSKNSVFAGPNNIAYSATKADQAHQVRLLAAELGEYGVRVNGINPDGVVRGSGIFAGGWGAKRAAVYGVEEEKLGEYYAQRTLLKREVLPENVANAVAVLTSAELSHTTGLHIPVDAGVAAAFLR; from the coding sequence ATGACAGTGACCACGACGACGGGGCCGATCACCGCCCCCACGAACCCGACCGTCACCGAACTGATCGAGCGCTCCAACAGGCTCGGCGCGGACAAGCGGAACACGAACTACGCCGGCGGGAACACCTCGGCGAAGGGCACGGGGACCGACCCCGTGACCGGCGAGGACGTCGAACTCCTCTGGGTCAAGGGGTCCGGCGGTGATCTGGGCACGCTGAAGGAGTCCGGGCTCGCGGTCCTGCGCCTGGACCGGATGCGCGCCCTCCAGGGCGTCTACCCGGGCGTGGACCGTGAGGACGAGATGGTCGCGGCCTTCGACTACACGCTGCACGGCAAGGGCGGGGCGGCACCCTCGATCGACACGGCCATGCACGGCCTCGTCGACGCCGCCCACGTGGACCACCTGCACCCGGACTCGGGGATCGCCGTGGCGACGGCGGCCGACGGCGAGGCGCTGACCTCCACCATCTTCGGGCCGAAGGTCGTGTGGGTGCCCTGGCGCCGGCCCGGCTTCCAGCTCGGACTCGACATCGCCGCGATCAAGGAGGCCCACCCCGAGGCCATCGGCACGATCCTCGGCGGCCACGGCATCACCGCGTGGGGCGAGACCTCCGCGGAGGCCGAGGCGAACTCCCTGTGGATCATCGAGACGGCCGAACGCCACATCGCCGAGCACGGCCGCCCGGAACCCTTCGGGCCGGCCCTCGAGGGCTACGCGGCGCTGCCGGACGAGGAGCGCCGGGCCAAGGCCGCGGCCCTCGCCCCCACCATCCGCGGCCTCGCCTCCACCGACAGGGCGCAGGTGGGCCACTTCACCGACGACCCCCGCGTGCTCGACTTCCTCGCCTCCACAGGGCACCGGCGCCTCGGCGCGCTCGGCACGAGCTGCCCGGACCACTTCCTCCGCACCAAGGTCAAGCCGCTGATCCTCGACCTCCCGGCCGACGCCGACGTCGAGAGCTGCCTGCTGCGCCTGCGCGAACTGCACACCGAGTACCGGGCGGACTACGCCGCGTACTACGACCGGCACGCGACGCCGGAATCCCCCGCCATGCGCGGCGCGGATCCCGCGATCGTGCTGGTGCCCGGGGTCGGCATGTTCTCCTTCGGCGCCAACAAGCAGACGGCGCGGGTCGCCGGTGAGTTCTACCTCAACGCCATCAACGTGATGCGTGGCGCCGAGGCCATCTCCACCTACTCCCCCATCGACGAGGCGGAGAAGTTCCGCATCGAGTACTGGGCGCTCGAGGAGGCCAAGCTCGCGCGCATGCCGAAGCCGAAATCCCACGCCGGGCGCATCGCCCTGGTGACGGGGGCGGCGTCGGGCATCGGCAAGGCCATCGCCACGCGCCTGGCCGCGGAAGGCGCGTGCGTGGTCATCGCCGACCTCAACATCGACAGCGCGAGCGCTGTCGCCGAGGAACTCGGCGGCTCCGACGTCGCGATCGGCGTCCAGGCGGACGTGACGGACCCGGCGCAGGTGCTCCGGGCCGTGCAGGCCGCCGTCCTGGCCTTCGGCGGGCTCGACCTCGTGGTCAACAACGCCGGGCTGTCCATCTCCAAGCCGCTCCTGGAGACCACCGAGAAGGACTGGGACCTGCAGCACAACGTCATGGCGAAGGGCTCGTTCCTCATGTCACAGGCCGCCGCGAAGGTACTGATCGAGCAGGACATGGGCGGGGACATCATCTACATCTCCTCCAAGAACTCCGTGTTCGCCGGCCCCAACAACATCGCCTACAGCGCCACGAAGGCCGACCAGGCGCACCAGGTCCGGCTCCTCGCCGCCGAACTCGGCGAATACGGCGTCCGGGTCAACGGCATCAACCCCGACGGGGTGGTCCGCGGATCCGGGATCTTCGCCGGCGGCTGGGGCGCCAAGCGGGCCGCGGTCTACGGCGTCGAGGAGGAGAAGCTGGGCGAGTACTACGCCCAGCGCACCCTCCTGAAGCGTGAGGTGCTGCCGGAGAACGTCGCCAACGCCGTCGCCGTCCTGACGTCCGCCGAGCTCTCGCACACCACGGGCCTGCACATCCCCGTGGACGCGGGCGTCGCCGCCGCGTTCCTGCGCTGA
- a CDS encoding ANTAR domain-containing protein: MAQDLRSWADACPRRAIPTKRREPAGQGRFPRQPGASVPLPAWTVPHAVMVRRPGIGLIRRMPRRWKGEGSGVEQYGSAGAEDAVDQIRAHARGVFEATASAYSLMDPDYVILAVNPAFADLVGMSAADLLGRQAFEVFAESPSQSEQEPARVMRDSLERVKRTGQRDSMLLHRFDIPDPARPGAFLERYWSPVNNPVLDDEGRVVALLQEVHDVTEHRDDLVRLLGYLSADPDASDADRDQRFAEYSAATMVTSSLYRSARREVEQLQEAMSSRAGIEQAKGILMGRHHCTSAEAFLRLQKMSNDTNVRLTDVAAAIVYQVTAPPSGG; encoded by the coding sequence ATGGCGCAGGACCTGCGATCATGGGCGGATGCGTGTCCGAGGCGCGCGATACCGACGAAGCGGCGGGAGCCGGCAGGGCAGGGGCGATTCCCGCGTCAACCAGGGGCATCCGTACCTCTTCCGGCATGGACGGTGCCACATGCGGTTATGGTTAGGCGTCCCGGCATCGGTCTCATCCGGAGGATGCCGAGGCGCTGGAAGGGAGAGGGAAGCGGCGTGGAGCAGTACGGGAGTGCGGGCGCGGAAGACGCGGTCGATCAGATCAGGGCTCATGCCCGGGGCGTCTTCGAGGCAACGGCATCTGCGTATTCGCTGATGGATCCCGACTACGTGATCCTCGCCGTGAATCCGGCGTTCGCCGATCTGGTCGGGATGTCCGCCGCCGATCTCTTGGGCCGCCAGGCTTTCGAGGTCTTCGCCGAGAGCCCGTCACAGTCCGAGCAGGAACCGGCCAGGGTGATGCGCGATTCGCTCGAACGCGTGAAGCGCACCGGGCAGCGGGACAGCATGCTCCTGCATCGTTTCGACATCCCTGATCCTGCCCGCCCCGGCGCCTTCCTGGAGCGGTACTGGAGCCCGGTCAACAACCCCGTCCTGGACGACGAGGGTCGCGTGGTCGCGCTCCTGCAGGAGGTGCACGACGTCACCGAGCACCGCGATGACCTCGTCCGTCTCCTCGGGTACCTCAGTGCTGATCCGGACGCATCGGACGCGGACCGGGACCAGCGTTTCGCCGAGTACTCGGCGGCGACCATGGTGACCTCCAGCCTGTATCGCTCCGCGCGACGGGAGGTGGAGCAACTGCAGGAAGCGATGAGCTCCCGGGCCGGCATCGAGCAGGCCAAGGGCATCCTCATGGGTCGGCATCACTGCACCAGCGCAGAGGCTTTCCTCCGGCTGCAGAAGATGTCCAACGACACCAACGTCAGGCTGACGGACGTCGCAGCCGCCATCGTCTACCAGGTGACAGCACCGCCCAGTGGGGGATAG
- a CDS encoding rhamnulokinase: MTGNHGRVYAAIDIGASSGRVILGKLTDAGPDLTTVHRFPNGVQFLGGALRWDVEALLAEVLTGLRLAGEAAARTGDTVASIGIDTWAVDYGLVDDAGTLRHLPFSYRDGRTDAVVDTVHRAVPPERLYARTGLQFLPFNTVYQLAAERSLDGVQALLIPDLLAYRLTGERRTEATNASTTGLLDAATGTWAVDLFGPLGLAPDLFPPLVEPGAVIGRLLPGIARATGLAEATAVVAVGSHDTASAVAAVPATSASFAYISSGTWSLVGVELDAPILTEESRAANFTNERGVDGTIRYLRNTGGLWLLQECLREWSIEGPAPDFAALLADAAALPAGGPTINPDDSSFIAPDSMPGRLVSAVARTGSVLPGEPAAIVRCILDSLAVGYARTIADAERLTGTTAEVIHIVGGGSQNALLCRLTADAAGRRVLAGPVEATALGNILVQARADGSLDGGLPELRQLVAAGVTPVLYEPSRPYSLSTVPAVERIIQ; the protein is encoded by the coding sequence ATGACCGGGAATCACGGGCGGGTGTATGCCGCCATCGACATCGGCGCGTCGTCGGGCCGGGTGATCCTCGGGAAGCTGACGGACGCCGGGCCCGACCTCACCACCGTGCACCGTTTCCCCAACGGGGTGCAGTTCCTCGGAGGCGCCCTGCGGTGGGATGTGGAGGCCCTTCTCGCCGAGGTGCTGACCGGTCTGCGGCTCGCGGGTGAGGCCGCGGCCCGCACCGGCGACACCGTCGCGAGCATCGGGATCGACACCTGGGCCGTGGACTACGGACTGGTCGACGACGCCGGCACGCTCCGGCACCTGCCGTTCAGCTACCGGGACGGGCGCACGGACGCGGTGGTCGACACCGTGCACCGGGCCGTGCCGCCGGAGCGGCTCTACGCGCGCACCGGGCTGCAGTTCCTGCCGTTCAACACGGTGTACCAGCTGGCCGCGGAGCGGTCGCTGGACGGCGTGCAGGCCCTGCTCATCCCCGACCTGCTCGCCTACCGGCTCACCGGCGAGCGGCGCACGGAGGCCACGAACGCCTCCACCACGGGACTGCTCGACGCCGCCACCGGCACGTGGGCGGTGGATCTCTTCGGCCCGCTCGGCCTGGCACCGGACCTGTTCCCGCCGCTCGTCGAACCGGGCGCCGTCATCGGCCGGCTGCTGCCCGGGATCGCCCGGGCCACGGGGCTGGCGGAGGCGACGGCGGTCGTGGCCGTCGGCTCGCACGACACCGCGTCGGCCGTCGCAGCCGTCCCCGCCACGTCGGCCTCCTTCGCCTACATCTCCTCCGGGACCTGGTCGCTCGTCGGCGTCGAGCTGGACGCGCCGATCCTCACGGAGGAGAGCCGCGCCGCGAACTTCACCAACGAGCGCGGCGTGGACGGGACCATCCGCTACCTCCGCAACACCGGTGGCCTCTGGCTGCTGCAGGAGTGCCTGCGGGAATGGAGCATCGAGGGACCGGCCCCGGATTTCGCCGCCCTGCTGGCGGACGCCGCGGCCCTGCCGGCCGGTGGACCCACCATCAACCCGGACGACTCCTCGTTCATCGCGCCCGACTCCATGCCGGGGCGACTGGTGTCCGCCGTCGCGCGCACCGGTTCCGTCCTGCCCGGCGAGCCGGCCGCGATCGTCCGCTGCATCCTCGACAGTCTCGCCGTCGGGTACGCCCGTACCATCGCCGACGCGGAGAGGCTCACCGGGACGACGGCCGAGGTCATCCACATCGTCGGCGGCGGCTCGCAGAACGCACTGCTGTGCCGGCTGACCGCCGATGCTGCCGGCCGTCGGGTCCTGGCGGGTCCTGTCGAAGCCACGGCACTCGGGAACATCCTCGTCCAGGCGCGGGCGGACGGGTCGCTCGACGGCGGCCTGCCGGAGCTCCGGCAGCTCGTCGCGGCGGGGGTCACGCCCGTGCTCTACGAACCGAGCCGCCCCTACAGCCTCAGCACAGTTCCAGCCGTTGAAAGGATCATCCAGTGA
- a CDS encoding alpha-hydroxy acid oxidase produces MTKRQLPVPAEMLELMQFKKIELNGKKRRLDAALTIADLRTIAKRRTPKAAFDYTDGAAEGELSLSRARQAFEDIEFHPSILRPAEHVDTSVEILGGPSALPFGIAPTGFTRLMQTEGETAGAGAAAAAGIPFTLSTLGTTSIEGVKAANPTGRNWFQLYVMRQREISYDLVKRAGEAGFDTLMFTVDTPVAGARLRDKRNGFSIPPQLSLGTILNAVPRPWWWIDFLTTPKLEFASLTDTGGTVGDLLNAAMDPTISYDDLAIIRDLWPGKILIKGVQNVEDSVRLVNLGVDGIILSNHGGRQLDRAPIPFHLLPQVVREVGADATIMIDTGIMNGADIVASLALGAKFTLIGRAYLYGLMAGGREGVDKTIAILRDEIERTMRLLGVSHLAELQPHHVTQLTRLAPVAQMHRDALTSP; encoded by the coding sequence GTGACCAAGCGCCAACTCCCCGTTCCCGCGGAGATGCTCGAGCTGATGCAGTTCAAGAAGATCGAGCTCAACGGCAAGAAGCGGCGCCTGGACGCGGCGCTCACCATCGCCGACCTGCGCACGATCGCCAAGCGCCGCACCCCCAAAGCCGCCTTCGACTACACCGACGGCGCCGCCGAGGGCGAACTGTCACTGAGCCGCGCCCGCCAGGCATTCGAGGACATCGAGTTCCACCCCTCGATCCTGCGCCCGGCCGAACACGTCGACACCTCGGTCGAGATCCTCGGCGGACCCAGCGCCCTACCCTTCGGCATCGCCCCCACCGGCTTCACCCGGCTCATGCAGACCGAAGGAGAAACAGCCGGCGCAGGCGCCGCCGCCGCCGCCGGCATCCCCTTCACCCTCTCCACCCTCGGCACCACCTCCATCGAGGGCGTGAAAGCAGCCAACCCCACCGGCCGCAACTGGTTCCAGCTCTACGTCATGCGGCAGCGGGAAATCTCCTACGACCTCGTCAAACGCGCCGGCGAAGCCGGCTTCGACACCCTCATGTTCACCGTCGACACCCCCGTCGCCGGAGCCCGCCTGCGCGACAAACGCAACGGCTTCTCCATCCCACCCCAGCTGTCCCTGGGCACCATCCTCAACGCCGTCCCCCGGCCCTGGTGGTGGATCGACTTCCTCACCACCCCCAAACTGGAATTCGCGTCCCTGACCGACACCGGCGGCACCGTCGGAGACCTCCTCAACGCCGCCATGGACCCCACCATCAGCTACGACGACCTGGCCATCATCCGCGACCTGTGGCCCGGCAAGATCCTCATCAAGGGCGTCCAGAACGTCGAGGACTCCGTGCGCCTCGTGAACCTCGGCGTGGACGGCATCATCCTCTCCAACCACGGCGGCCGCCAACTCGACCGCGCACCCATCCCATTCCACCTCCTACCGCAGGTCGTCCGCGAAGTCGGAGCCGACGCCACGATCATGATCGACACCGGCATCATGAACGGCGCCGACATCGTCGCCTCCCTCGCCCTGGGCGCCAAATTCACCCTCATCGGCCGCGCCTACCTCTACGGCCTCATGGCCGGCGGCCGCGAAGGCGTCGACAAGACCATCGCCATCCTCCGCGACGAGATCGAACGCACCATGCGCCTGCTCGGCGTCTCCCACCTCGCCGAACTCCAACCCCACCACGTCACCCAACTCACCCGACTCGCACCAGTGGCACAGATGCACCGGGACGCCCTGACCTCGCCCTGA
- a CDS encoding ArsR/SmtB family transcription factor yields MADIYRALADETRRALLDELLQRDRQTLFELCSKLAMHHDLTPSRQAVAQHLDVLEAAGLVHSERSGRYRFHTIDTSPLVGILDRWPPRKAEQ; encoded by the coding sequence GTGGCGGACATCTATCGGGCGTTGGCCGACGAGACCCGGCGGGCGCTCCTGGACGAACTCCTGCAGCGGGACCGGCAGACCCTGTTCGAGCTCTGTTCGAAGCTCGCCATGCACCACGACCTCACCCCGTCACGCCAGGCGGTGGCGCAGCATCTCGACGTCCTGGAGGCAGCCGGGCTCGTGCACTCGGAGCGCAGCGGCCGCTACCGGTTCCACACGATCGACACATCGCCCCTGGTCGGGATCCTTGACCGATGGCCTCCCCGAAAGGCAGAACAATGA
- a CDS encoding sensor histidine kinase: MAESATAPRSWLLWAVAVAGIGVLAGVLILGLASSRLDQPALRAFFVGWIVVPYVLSGVVAWWRRPASRLGPLMLLLGFTMALTPLQWSTQPLVHSIGQLFDMVPAAMFLHVFLAFPAGRLISRSERWIVGGCYAVTLGVQLIKIIVGVNPDSVFAMTDQGALGDVVEWVQLNLVAVCLLAGLVLLHRRRSPSGSARRPATLVVDAFSISLIMLAVLYLAGAFALPFVEVLRLITFAALGLAPVAFLYALLDMRLARGDAAGLLVELRDDPTTDLQAPLARALRDPSVRLHYWLPELGTWADQHGEPTADPHPDDDHALRILLRDKEPMAAVSFDRSLEDEHELLDTVLATAGIALENGRLRSELRARLQDLQGSRTRVLEAGRQERQRLERDLHDGAQVRLVALSLDLGLLGEEPDIDPSVKVRLHEARASVSASLQELREVAHGIYPAVLSGHGLGVALESLAARAPVPVHLDVRLPDRLPESVEVAVYYVVSEALANIGKHASATEAQVCVGTSGRVIAVEISDDGVGFLRTPQGAGLQGLTDRVEALGGRFQVGRATAGGVQVRAEIPCP, encoded by the coding sequence GTGGCCGAAAGTGCGACTGCTCCTCGGTCCTGGCTGTTGTGGGCCGTCGCGGTCGCAGGCATCGGTGTACTCGCCGGCGTCCTGATCCTCGGCCTTGCGAGCAGCAGGCTGGATCAGCCCGCACTGCGCGCCTTCTTCGTCGGCTGGATCGTCGTACCGTACGTACTGAGCGGCGTGGTGGCATGGTGGCGACGTCCGGCCAGTCGGTTGGGCCCCTTGATGTTGCTGCTCGGCTTCACGATGGCTCTGACCCCCCTGCAGTGGTCGACCCAACCGCTCGTGCACAGCATCGGGCAACTCTTCGACATGGTGCCGGCGGCCATGTTCCTGCACGTCTTCCTGGCCTTCCCTGCTGGACGGCTGATCAGCAGGTCGGAGCGGTGGATCGTCGGCGGCTGTTACGCCGTCACGCTGGGCGTGCAACTGATCAAGATCATCGTGGGGGTCAACCCGGACAGTGTCTTCGCGATGACCGATCAGGGTGCGCTGGGGGATGTCGTCGAGTGGGTGCAGCTGAACCTGGTCGCCGTCTGCCTGCTGGCCGGGCTGGTTCTGCTCCACCGCCGCCGCAGCCCGTCCGGGTCTGCGCGACGACCAGCGACGCTGGTCGTGGACGCCTTCAGCATCTCCCTGATCATGCTCGCCGTCCTGTACCTCGCCGGCGCATTCGCCCTGCCCTTCGTGGAGGTCCTGAGGCTGATCACCTTTGCTGCCCTGGGCCTTGCCCCGGTCGCCTTCCTCTACGCCCTGCTGGACATGCGGCTCGCCCGTGGCGACGCCGCAGGGCTGCTGGTCGAGTTGCGCGACGACCCGACGACCGACCTGCAGGCGCCCCTGGCCCGCGCCCTCCGTGACCCGTCCGTGCGCCTGCACTACTGGCTTCCGGAACTGGGCACGTGGGCCGATCAGCACGGCGAACCGACCGCGGACCCTCACCCGGACGACGATCACGCGCTGCGGATCCTGTTGCGGGACAAGGAGCCCATGGCCGCCGTGAGCTTCGACCGGTCCCTGGAGGACGAACACGAACTTCTCGATACCGTGCTGGCCACCGCCGGCATCGCCCTCGAGAACGGCCGGTTGCGCTCCGAACTCCGCGCCCGGCTGCAGGATCTGCAGGGCTCACGCACCCGGGTGCTCGAGGCCGGCCGGCAGGAGCGGCAGCGCCTCGAACGCGACCTCCACGACGGGGCGCAAGTCCGCCTGGTCGCGCTCTCGCTCGACCTGGGGCTGTTGGGTGAGGAACCCGACATCGACCCGTCGGTGAAGGTGCGGCTGCACGAGGCCCGGGCGTCGGTCTCCGCGTCCCTCCAGGAACTCCGCGAAGTCGCCCACGGCATCTATCCGGCCGTGCTGAGCGGTCACGGGCTGGGGGTGGCGCTCGAATCCCTGGCCGCCCGCGCCCCAGTGCCCGTCCACCTCGACGTCCGCCTGCCCGATCGTCTGCCCGAGTCCGTCGAGGTCGCGGTCTACTACGTGGTCAGCGAAGCACTCGCCAATATCGGCAAGCACGCATCCGCCACCGAGGCGCAGGTGTGCGTCGGGACGTCGGGCCGGGTGATCGCGGTGGAGATCAGCGATGACGGTGTCGGTTTCCTCAGGACACCCCAGGGGGCGGGACTGCAGGGACTGACCGACCGGGTCGAGGCTCTCGGAGGTCGCTTCCAGGTCGGGAGGGCCACCGCGGGGGGCGTGCAGGTTCGGGCGGAGATCCCATGTCCCTGA